The Nocardia sp. NBC_00508 nucleotide sequence CTGTACAGGTAAACGGACACGAGTGGTTTCTCCTAGCGATGACTGGGACACGTGCTGGTTCTGCCTGTAGACAGCACTCGCGGGGCGCCCTGCATGTCCCCGCCTCCACTGACGCTTTCTGCCTACCGTGCGGTAGGTAGACTACCCAGGAAGTAAGTGGAGGTACAACCTCTATATTGCAGGTGGCGTTCGCCAGGCGCGCGAGTGATGAGAGGATCGTCGAATGGTTGTCCGTGACACACCCGGCGCTGTTTCCCCTGGTGGAGGTACTAAAGCTGCGATTCGCGACGCTGCGGTGAAGCTATTCGGGGCCAAAGGATTCGAGCAGACCAGCCTGCGTGAGGTCGCGGATGCGGTAGGAATCACAAAGGCGTCGCTCTACTATCACTACGCTTCGAAGCTCGATCTGCTCCTGGCGATCATCGATCCGATCGTCGATCACATGCGGTCGATCGTCGACGAACTCGATCACGTGCAGCACGACCCGGATGGCATCCGCCATATTCTGCGGACCTACCTGCGCGGCCTGATCCATCACCGCGACGCCGGAGCGCTGGTCGTGCGCGACACAGTGGCGATCATCAATGCGATGGCCGACCGCTATCCGGACTTGATGGACGCCAGCCAGGTGCTGCGTACCTGGCTGGCCGGGCCGGACGCCACCGATCTGACGCGGCTGCGCGCCTGCGCGGCGCTCGAGGTGATCGGCGTCGCGCTGGTCTCCAAGGAACTGGTGCCGGGCGCGGACGACTCCCTGGTCGAGTCCTCGCTGCTGGATGCGGCGACCTGCGTGCTCACTGTCGGTGGGGCCGCGTAGATTCGAGCTACCACCGCCGATGCCAGGAGTCACCGCTGTGCACATCACCGCGAAGGTCGATTACGCGGTGCGGACGCTGCTCGAGATCGCCAGTGCGCCGCCGTTGAACCGGTCCGTGGTCGGACATGGCGCACCCCTGGTGCAGGCCGCCCCGGTGGTCAAGGCCGAGGCCATCGCCACCGCCCAACGAATTCCGCCCAAAGTGCTCGAGTCCGTGCTCGGCGAGCTGCGCCGCGCCGATCTGGTGATCAGCAGACGCGGCCCGGACGGCGGCTACTGGCTGGCCAGGCCCGCCGCCGAGATTTCCATCGCCGACGTGATCCGCGCGCTCGAGGGCCCGCTCGCGTCGGTGCGCGGTGCGCGGCCGGAGGACGTGCGCTACCCCGGCTCGGCCGAGTCGTTGCAACGGGTGTGGATCGCCCTGCGGGTCAATATCCGTGCGGTGCTGGAGAACGTGTCCATCGACGACATCGCCCGCAACCGGCTGCCCGGATTCGTGGAGGCGCTTACCGAGGACCCCGGCGCCTGGGCGCGAAGATAGTGCAGGCGCCGATGGCATACTTGCTGGTCAGAAATCCCAGCGACGCATCGCGGCAATTGCCGGTAGCCTGCGATTCATCATGCTGATCAGACTGCTCCGGACGCATCTGTACCCCTACCGCGCCCAGTTGGCGGGGGTCGTTGCGCTGCAGCTGGTTTCCGTCATCGCGATGCTGTACCTGCCGAGCCTGAACGCGGATCTGATCGACAACGGCGTCACCAAGGGCGATCTCGGCTACATCTGGACCACCGGTCTGTGGATGCTCGCCGTCACCGGCGTGCAGATCGTCGCCTCGGCCGCCTCGGTCTATTTCGGCGCGCAGGCGGCGATGGGCGCGGGCCGGGATCTGCGCGGCGCGGTGCTGCACCGCGTCGGCACGTTCTCCGCGCGCGAAGTGGGGATGTTCGGCGCGCCCTCGCTGATCACCCGCAATACGAACGATATTCAGCAGGTTCAGCTGCTCATCGCGATGTCGGCGACCATCCTGGTGATGGCGCCCATCATGTGCGTCGGCGGCATCATCATGGCGTTGCGCGAGGATCTCGGCCTGTCCTGGCTGTTGCTGATCGCGGTGCCCGCGTTGGGTCTGTCCATGGCCGTGCTGATCTCCAGAATGGTGCCAGGCTTCCGCGACATGCAGGCCAGGATCGACGAGGTGAATCGGGTGCTGCGTGAGCAGATCACCGGTATCCGCGTGGTCCGGGCCTTCGTGCGGGAGCGGCAGGAGACCTGGCGATTCGGCCTGGCCAACACCGAGCTGACCGACACCGCGCTGCGCGTCGGCCGGTTGATGGCGCTGATGTTCCCGGCGGTCATGCTGATCAGCAATGTCACAGCCGTCGCGGTGATCTGGTTCGGCGGACGCGCGATCGACGCCGGGCACATGCAGATCGGCTCGCTCACCGCGATGCTGTCCTACATCATGCAGATCCTGATGGCCGTGATGATGGCCTCGTTCCTGGCCATGATGGCGCCGCGCGCCGCCGTTTCCGCCGACCGGATCGGCGAAGTGCTCGACACCGAATCCTCGGTCCATCCGCCGCGGCTGCCGCAGCCGTTCACCGACGACCCGGCCATCGTGGACTTCGGGTTCGCCGAATTCGCCTTCCCCGGCGCGGAGAAGCCGGTGTTGAAAGCCATTCGGTTCCAGGTGAGGCCGGGCACAACCACCGCGATCGTCGGGTCTACCGGTGCGGGCAAGACCACCTTGGTCAACCTCGTCCCCCGGCTGATGGACGCCACCGACGGCGCGGTCTACGTCGGCGGCACCGACGTCCGCCACATCGACTTGGAGCTGTTGCGCTCGCAGATCGGACTCGTACCGCAGAAGGCGTACCTGTTCTCGGGAACGATCGCGAGCAATCTGCGTTACGGCAATCCCGACGCCACCGACGAAGAACTATGGCGCGCATTGGAGATCGCTCAGGCCGCCGATTTCGTCCAGGAGATGCCGGAAGGGTTGCAGGCCCCGGTCGCGCAAGGCGGCACGACCGTCTCGGGTGGCCAGCGTCAGCGGCTCGCCATCGCGCGAGCGCTGGTGAAGAAGCCGAAGGTGTACCTGTTCGACGACTCGTTCTCCGCACTCGACGTCGCTACCGACGCCAGACTGCGGGAGGCGCTGAAGCCGGAGACCGCCGACGCCTCGGTGATCATCGTGGCCCAGCGCATCGCCACCATCCGCGACGCCGATCAGATCGTGGTGCTCGAGGACGGCGCGATGGCGGGCGTAGGCACCCATGAGCAACTGATGCGGGACTGCTCGGAGTACCGAGAGATCGTCGAATCGCAACTGAGCGCGGAGGAGGCGCGATGAGACCGGGAATGCCCAGCCCCGGTGCGCCGGACGCCAAGGCGAAATCGTTCGGCCCCTCCCTGAAACGTCTGCTGCGCAGACTCGCGCCGGAGCGGTTCTACGTCGGGCTGATCGTGGCGCTCGTCGTCGCCTCGGTGGTGCTGAACACGCTCGGGCCCTACATCCTGGGCAAGGCGACCAACCTGGTCTTCGACGGCGTGGTCGGCAAGCAGCTGCCGTCGGACGTCAGCAAGGATCAGGCGATCGAAGCGCTGCGGGCCAAGGGCGACGACACTTTCGCCGACATGCTCAGCGCCATGGATGTGGTGCCCGGCGTGGGTGTGGACTTCCACGCGGTCGCCTGGGTACTCGTGCTGGTGCTGGTGCTCTACGTCGGCGCCGCCGTGTTCGGCTGGCTGCAGGGGTACCTGCTCAACATCGTGATCAACCGGACGGTGAAGCGGCTGCGCAGCGACGTCGAGGACAAGATCCACCGGCTTCCGTTGCGCTACTTCGATTCCGCGCCGCGTGGTGACGTGCTCAGCCGGGTGACCAACGACGTGGACAACGTGTCGCAGAGTCTCCAGCAGACCATGAGCCAGCTGTTGATCTCGGTGTTCTCGGTGCTCGGCATCCTGGTGATGATGTTCTGGATCTCGTGGGTGCTCGCGGTGATCGCGTTGCTCACCGTTCCGGCCGCCATCGTGGTCACCGCACAGATCGCGAAACGCTCCAAGCCGCACTTCGTCAACCAGTGGAAATACACCGGCCTGGTGAACGCGCAGGTCGAGGAGGCATACACCGGGCACGAGGTGGTCACCGCGTTCGGGCGCAACCGCGAGGTCGGCAAGGAATTCGACAAGCGCAACGAAGAGCTCTACCAGGCCAGTTTCAAAGCCCAGTTCATCTCCGGGCTGATCATGCCCGCGATCATGTTCCTCGGGAACGTGAATTTCGTGCTGGTCGCGCTGGTCGGCGGCCTCAAGGTGGCGACGGGCAGCCTCTCGCTCGGCGAAGTGCAGGCGTTCATCCAGTACTCCCGGCAGTTCAGCCAGCCGTTGACCCAGCTCGGCGCGATGGCCAACCTGTTGCAATCCGGCGTCGCCTCGGCCGAGCGGATCTTCGAGATCCTCGACGCGGAGGAGCAGACCCCGGACCCGGTGATGGGCAATGCCCGTCCGGTCGATCGCGGCCGGGTGGAGTTCGAGGCCGTCTCGTTCCGCTACGAACCGGAGAAGCCGGTGATCGAGCGTCTCTCGCTGGTGGCCGAGCCCGGGCACGTGGTGGCCATCGTCGGCCCGACCGGCGCGGGCAAGACCACGCTGGTGAATCTGCTCATGCGGTTCTACGAACTGGACGCGGGCACCATCACCGTCGATGAGGTCGACATCACCCAGATCACCCGCGACCACCTGCGCTCGCGCATCGGCATGGTGTTGCAGGACACCTGGCTGTTCCGCGGAACCATCCGCGAGAACATCGCCTATGGCAACCCGAACGCAGGCGAGCAGGACATCCTCGCCGCGGCGCGCGCCGCCTACGTGGACCGATTCGTGCACGCGCTGCCCGATGGCTACGACACGATCATCGATGAGGAGGGCTCCGGCGTCAGCGCGGGCGAGAAACAGCTGATCACCATCGCGCGCGCCTTCCTGGCCAACCCGTCCATCCTCATCTTGGACGAGGCCACCAGTTCGGTGGACACCCGCACCGAACTGCTGGTGCAGCATGCCACCGCGGCGCTGCGCCGGGACCGCACCAGCTTCGTCATCGCCCATCGCCTGTCCACCATCCGCGACGCCGACTTGATCGTCGTCATGGAATCGGGCCGGATCGTGGAACACGGCGCGCACGAACGCCTACTCGAGGAGCGCGGAGCGTACTACCGCCTCTACAACGCCCAGTTCGCCGCGGCTGTGTAGTTTTGCCGCGCCTGCGGCGCGAACGGGGAATGCTCGGTCTCGCTTCGCTCGAAAGAGAACGCTGGGCCAGTGTGGTTGCATAACAGCGCCAGCGCGGCATCTGCATGTACGCGGTTGCCTGTCGCTGATCCCACGCACGCAAGCTAGGCCACTGGCGGTCTCGCTATCGCTCGAATGAGGACGCTGGGCCAGCATGGTTGCGTAGCAGCGCCAGCGCGGCATCTGCATGTACGCGGTTGCCTGTCGCGGCCGCTCGGACGCGAGTCGGGCCGCGAACGGGCGATGCTCGGTCTCGCTTCGCTCGAAACCGGGTGTTCGGCCCGTGTGGTTGAGTGGGAGGGCTAGCGCAGAACCCGGATGCTCGCCGTCCGGGTGTGCGTGGGGGCAGCTGCTTCGGTGCGGCACCGCGTGGGCGGCTGTACTAGCTGATGATGCAGACGCGCGCCCCGGGCGGTGATCGGTGGCCTGGTGTGGTCGGCGTGCGGGGAACTGCGAGGATAGCGGGGTGCTCGGTCCCGAATCCTTCTCCTTCACCGTTGGTACCCGTCTGGATGGGCGGCACGGCCGGTCCGGTGTGATCGGTACGCCGCACGGTCCGATCGCCACGCCCGCGTTCATCCCGGTGGGCACCAAGGCGACCGTCAAGGCGGTGCTGCCGGAGACGATGCGAGAGCTCGGTGCCCAAGCGTTGCTGGCCAACGCCTACCACCTCTACCTGCAACCGGGCGCCGACATCGTGGACGAAGCGGGCGGGCTCGGCGCGTTCATGAACTGGCCGGGACCGACCTTCACCGACAGCGGCGGGTTCCAGGTGATGTCGCTGGGCGTCGGGTTCAAGAAGGTGCTGGCGATGGAGGCCGTCGACGTCCGCAGCGACGATGTGATCGCCCCGGGCAAGGAACGGCTGGCCACCGTGGACGACGACGGCGTCACCTTCCGCTCGCACCTGGACGGCTCCGCACACCGGTTCACCCCCGAGGTATCGATGGGCATTCAGCACCAGCTGGGCGCCGACATCATGTTCGCCTTCGACGAGCTCACCACGCTGCTCAACACGCGTGCCTATCAGGAGCGGTCGGTGCAGCGCACGCACGAGTGGGCGCAGCGCTGTATCGACGAGCACGAGCGCTTGACCGCCGCACGCACGCACCGCCCGTACCAGGCGCTGTTCGCCGTCATCCAGGGCGCGCAATACGAGGACTTGCGCCGCAAGGCCTGTCGCGGACTCGAATCGATTCGCGGAACTGCGGGAACGGATTTCGACGGCTACGGAATCGGCGGCGCGCTGGAGAAGCACAACCTGGGCGCCATCGTCGGCTGGTGCTGTGACGAGCTGCCCGAGGACAAGCCGCGACACATGCTCGGCATCAGCGAGCCGGAGGACGTCTTCACCGCCATCGAGAACGGCGCGGACACCTTCGACTGCGTGAACCCGTCACGGGTCGCTCGCAACGCGGCGATCTACATCGACACCGGCCGGTTCAACATCAACACCAGCCGCTTCCGCCGCGACTTCACCCCGATCGACGAGTCCTGCGACTGCTACACCTGCGCCAACTACACCCGCGCCTACATCCATCATCTTTTCAAGGCCAAAGAGATGCTCGCGGCCACACTGTGCACAATCCACAACGAGCGGTTCACGGTGCGTCTTGTGGATCGCATCCGGCAGAGCATCGAGGGCGGCAACTTCGACGAGCACAAGGCTGAAACATTGGGCCGCTGGCGCGGGAATGGTGGTTGATCCGCACCTCCTGCGAATGGTGGTCGCGAGCCTCGCACCGCTACCGTGGCAAAACGACGCTGCGGGAGCCCTGAGGTCGCCGCCTCGATCCCCAGCGCCAGCGCTCGCCGAGGTCTTCCCCACGAAGCCTCAACGCAACCACACTGGCCCAACCCCGCTATCGAGCGAACCGAGACCGACCGGCGACCCGGCTCGTGTTCGTGTGACCAGTGACAGGCAACCGCGTGCATCCAGATGCCGCGTTGGCGCTGTTACGCAACCATGCTGGCCAAGTGTCCTCTTTCGAGCGATAGCGAGACCGCCCAGTGGCCCTAGCTCGCGTGCGTGTGATCAGCGACCCGAGACCGACCGGCGATCCGGCTCGTGTTCGAGTGATCAGCGACAGGCAACCGCGTACGTGCAGATGCCGTGCTGGCGCTGCTACGCAACCATGCTGGCCAAGTGTCCTCTTTCGAGCGATAGCGAGACCGCCAGTGGCCTAGCTCGTGTGCGTGTGATCAGCGGGTCACAGGCAACCGCGTACATGCAGATGCCGCGCTGGCGCTGTTACGCAACCACGCTGGCCCAGCGTTCTCTTTCGAGCGAAGCGAGACCGAGCATTCTCCGTTCGCGGCCCGGCTCGCGTCCGAGCGGCCGACGCGTCCGCGACGAAGTCGCCAGCGGCGGTCGCTCGGACGCGAGCCATAAGGGGGCCGCGAACACGCCGCGCCGCAGGCGCGGCAAAAAGACAGAGCTCAGGCTTGCAGCGGAGCGACTTCCGTTGGGGCGTAGGTTGTTTCGTGCTTCTTCAGGAATGCGATCACTCGATAGGTGATCGGCAGCACCAGTACTTCGACGAGGGTTTTCCAGAGGAAGCCGACGATCACGTAGTTCACGAACTGCTGCCAGGTGTCGATGCCGATGGCGCCCGCGGCGATCGAGCAGAAGATCAGTGTGTCCGCGAACTCGCCGACAATAGTCGATCCGATCAGCCTGGCCCACAGATACTTTTCCTTGGTTCGCTCCTTGATCAGTACCAAGGTCGCGGAATTCAGTAGTTGTCCGACGAAGTATCCGGCCAAGCCTGCGATGACGAGCCGGGGCGTGGTCCCGAGGACAGTGTGGAACGCCTCCTGGTTCTCGTAGAAGCTCGCGGCGGGCAGCCGGATCGCGATGGCGAAGCACACGACCGTCAGCAGCAGCGCGGCGAAGCCGTAGTAGATAGCACGCCGGGTGGCGCGGAAGCCATACACCTCGCTCAGCACATCGCCGAGGATGTAGGCCAGCGGGAAGAGGAAGAAGGCTCCGTCGGTGGCGATGGGCAGGATTTGCAGCGGCCCCAGCGACACCGAGCGATCGCCGAGGAACTCCACCCCCTTGGTGGCACAGATATTGGAAATGATCAGGGTCGCGGTGAACAGGGCCAC carries:
- a CDS encoding RrF2 family transcriptional regulator, with the translated sequence MHITAKVDYAVRTLLEIASAPPLNRSVVGHGAPLVQAAPVVKAEAIATAQRIPPKVLESVLGELRRADLVISRRGPDGGYWLARPAAEISIADVIRALEGPLASVRGARPEDVRYPGSAESLQRVWIALRVNIRAVLENVSIDDIARNRLPGFVEALTEDPGAWARR
- a CDS encoding ABC transporter ATP-binding protein, yielding MLIRLLRTHLYPYRAQLAGVVALQLVSVIAMLYLPSLNADLIDNGVTKGDLGYIWTTGLWMLAVTGVQIVASAASVYFGAQAAMGAGRDLRGAVLHRVGTFSAREVGMFGAPSLITRNTNDIQQVQLLIAMSATILVMAPIMCVGGIIMALREDLGLSWLLLIAVPALGLSMAVLISRMVPGFRDMQARIDEVNRVLREQITGIRVVRAFVRERQETWRFGLANTELTDTALRVGRLMALMFPAVMLISNVTAVAVIWFGGRAIDAGHMQIGSLTAMLSYIMQILMAVMMASFLAMMAPRAAVSADRIGEVLDTESSVHPPRLPQPFTDDPAIVDFGFAEFAFPGAEKPVLKAIRFQVRPGTTTAIVGSTGAGKTTLVNLVPRLMDATDGAVYVGGTDVRHIDLELLRSQIGLVPQKAYLFSGTIASNLRYGNPDATDEELWRALEIAQAADFVQEMPEGLQAPVAQGGTTVSGGQRQRLAIARALVKKPKVYLFDDSFSALDVATDARLREALKPETADASVIIVAQRIATIRDADQIVVLEDGAMAGVGTHEQLMRDCSEYREIVESQLSAEEAR
- a CDS encoding TetR/AcrR family transcriptional regulator, with product MKLFGAKGFEQTSLREVADAVGITKASLYYHYASKLDLLLAIIDPIVDHMRSIVDELDHVQHDPDGIRHILRTYLRGLIHHRDAGALVVRDTVAIINAMADRYPDLMDASQVLRTWLAGPDATDLTRLRACAALEVIGVALVSKELVPGADDSLVESSLLDAATCVLTVGGAA
- a CDS encoding queuosine precursor transporter → MRVSESKTTEEHGPGRPASNHAAFAQVARGYYAPIVALFTATLIISNICATKGVEFLGDRSVSLGPLQILPIATDGAFFLFPLAYILGDVLSEVYGFRATRRAIYYGFAALLLTVVCFAIAIRLPAASFYENQEAFHTVLGTTPRLVIAGLAGYFVGQLLNSATLVLIKERTKEKYLWARLIGSTIVGEFADTLIFCSIAAGAIGIDTWQQFVNYVIVGFLWKTLVEVLVLPITYRVIAFLKKHETTYAPTEVAPLQA
- a CDS encoding ABC transporter ATP-binding protein yields the protein MRPGMPSPGAPDAKAKSFGPSLKRLLRRLAPERFYVGLIVALVVASVVLNTLGPYILGKATNLVFDGVVGKQLPSDVSKDQAIEALRAKGDDTFADMLSAMDVVPGVGVDFHAVAWVLVLVLVLYVGAAVFGWLQGYLLNIVINRTVKRLRSDVEDKIHRLPLRYFDSAPRGDVLSRVTNDVDNVSQSLQQTMSQLLISVFSVLGILVMMFWISWVLAVIALLTVPAAIVVTAQIAKRSKPHFVNQWKYTGLVNAQVEEAYTGHEVVTAFGRNREVGKEFDKRNEELYQASFKAQFISGLIMPAIMFLGNVNFVLVALVGGLKVATGSLSLGEVQAFIQYSRQFSQPLTQLGAMANLLQSGVASAERIFEILDAEEQTPDPVMGNARPVDRGRVEFEAVSFRYEPEKPVIERLSLVAEPGHVVAIVGPTGAGKTTLVNLLMRFYELDAGTITVDEVDITQITRDHLRSRIGMVLQDTWLFRGTIRENIAYGNPNAGEQDILAAARAAYVDRFVHALPDGYDTIIDEEGSGVSAGEKQLITIARAFLANPSILILDEATSSVDTRTELLVQHATAALRRDRTSFVIAHRLSTIRDADLIVVMESGRIVEHGAHERLLEERGAYYRLYNAQFAAAV
- the tgt gene encoding tRNA guanosine(34) transglycosylase Tgt: MLGPESFSFTVGTRLDGRHGRSGVIGTPHGPIATPAFIPVGTKATVKAVLPETMRELGAQALLANAYHLYLQPGADIVDEAGGLGAFMNWPGPTFTDSGGFQVMSLGVGFKKVLAMEAVDVRSDDVIAPGKERLATVDDDGVTFRSHLDGSAHRFTPEVSMGIQHQLGADIMFAFDELTTLLNTRAYQERSVQRTHEWAQRCIDEHERLTAARTHRPYQALFAVIQGAQYEDLRRKACRGLESIRGTAGTDFDGYGIGGALEKHNLGAIVGWCCDELPEDKPRHMLGISEPEDVFTAIENGADTFDCVNPSRVARNAAIYIDTGRFNINTSRFRRDFTPIDESCDCYTCANYTRAYIHHLFKAKEMLAATLCTIHNERFTVRLVDRIRQSIEGGNFDEHKAETLGRWRGNGG